From the Ignavibacteriales bacterium genome, the window CTAAGGCTAAATAAGTTTCGACATTTTTTTTGTTTTTTTCCAAAGCCTTTAAGAGTTCTTTCTTCGCTGATTCGTAATCCTTAGTATCAATGTAGCAATATCCCAAAGCTGTAAAATAATTATCGTTGTCATAATAATCCTGTGAAAGCGCCTCTTTAAGGTCTTCTATTGCTTTATTAATGTGCTTTGAATTCTTATAAGATACCGCCCTTCTATAAAATACCTTGCTGCTAAGAAAGGATTCTTGTGAAAATTTAATCATGTATGAATAATTATAAGCTGATTCAGTATATTTCCTTTGCGTAAAATATATTTCAGCTAATTTTTCATAAGCAATTACATAAGTGGAATCTGTATAAATAGAATTATAATAGTTTGTCATGGCTGATATTGTATCGCCCTTTTTTAAGTAGATATCTCCTTTTAAACTATATGGATACGGGTCATCATAATTCAGCTCAAGTGCTTTGTCGCAATATTTAATTGCATTATCATAATATCCCAAGTACTCATAGTCCATAAAGGCCAGATAGAAGTATGTTTGCGGGTCGTTATTGCGAAGGTTCAGAGATCTGTCAAAATCTTTTGAAGCATCCGTTAATTTGTCGTCTTTCATATATGAATAACCGCGTTCTCTAAAGAACTTTGCATCGTGATCGTTGAGATCAACTGCTATCGTGAAGTTATCGATAGCTTTTTTATAATTTCCAACATTTGAGTAACAAATTCCCTTTAAATAGTATACATTTGCGTCATCCGGAAAACAGGCAATGTAACCTTCTAGTAAATCAATGCACCTGACATAATCAGACCTGCTATAAAGATCATACGCAATACAGTATTCATGCATTGCTGAAACAGCCTTTGGATCGTCAGGACTGATTATTTTTGTGTTCAAAAAATCGTCTGATCTTACGGCAAAATTAAGAGTTTGAACGCCAACATCCTTATAAGAAGAACATGTAATTCCTATCAATTCACCATTTGAATTTACTAATGCTCCTCCACTGCTTCCACCTGATATGCTGGCAGTATACTGCAGGAAGATTTGGTCTTTAAACGGGAACTGGTAAATATTTGAAAGAACTCCATCGGAAAAAGTATTGCTGATGGAAAATGGGTTACCATATGCATATACTTCAGAACCTTTTTTAATATCAATCGTTGACACCGGTTTTATGTAATATTTTAGTTCTTCGTTTAATTTTAATATCAGTATATCCTTTTCCGGATTTGCTCCTATAATCTTTGGGTTATAATACGTAGTACCATCAATTTCTAAATTCATTCTGCAGTCTTTATCGAATAAATGAAAATTTGTCCATATCACTCCTGAAGGATCGACCACTACGCCGCTTCCCTGATTGTTATAATCGCCGCTTCCGTCATAACTTGTAATATAGACGATAGCCCCCGATATCTTATCATGTACCTCATCGCTTCTAAGCTGAGAAAATACTTCACCTGTAAGTGAGATCAATAGAGTGAGAATAATAAATGCTCCGATTAATATCTTATTCGTATTTAAATTTTTCATTTTTTCTTTATCCTTAAATCCGTTATCTGAAAATTTTAGATAACGGGATTTTTTAGTTCTGAAATGTTTAAGTGAACAATCTCACTGTTGAACTGAAGTGAGCTTCCGATAATATTCCCTGTCTGGAGCCTGAGATCTATTCCTTCCCCGACAGGCTCGTTTATATTCTTTGGATTGTTTTCAAATTCATCAAGGAATATTTCTGTTTTGTTTAACAATACTGTCTCTTCTGGCTTTTCCTCCAGGTTCATCCTGTAGATTTCAATAGCCGAAGATGTGATCAGTTTCTTAAAATACTCTTTGTAAATATCTGTTCGGTTGTAAACATCCAGGCTGATAAGATTGTTCTTGAAAAATATCGCCGCTCCATTTGCCTTCTCTGTGATCTTAAATCTGTTTACAAACTTATCAAAATCCACAGGCATATCGGAAAAGAGATTTGTCATGTCCAATGTTTTCGAATGTTTATTATGATCTGTTTGCCTGTATTGTATCTCCTCCCAAACCTTGGACTGTTTTGAACTAAAGGATTTATCATTTCTCAGACTTCTTTGAACATCGATGTTCTTTACTTTTCTGAGAAGTGACGGAGCATAAAAATCTGAAGGTTTGAAATTTCTCCTGGAGTAATTCCACCTGCCCCTTTCTACACAGCTAACCGGGATAATGGTGATGGAATTTGGCCCGATAAATACTGAGGTGTTTAAGAGGCGGTTCTGTTTGCCTCCTTCCAGGATATCTCCGTCTGAGAAAAATACATAACTCCTTGAAGAATTTGTTATCTTCAGTGAATTTACTTTCCCTGAATCAGATATTTCAGAGATGTGAATTATTCCTTCATTAATAGCCCTGTTTCCGGAGATATAGTCCAGGCTGTTTACATTACCGTATTCAAACTGTAGAACTGAAAGGCACTTTGCTGATTGAACTGATTTAAAGATGGTTTCCATATCAACGTTGTTTAGTTTACTGTCAATATAGAAGTTTTTCAAAGAAAGTTACTATCAGTCAGTGATAATAATTTAAGCTTATCTATGGAGTTTTTTGAACATATTTATCGCGTTTTGACGATTTTTTTCCTTAAGAGAAATGGAATCATCAATTTCGCGCACTTTCAAACTAATATTGTAATAGGCTTGATTCAAAGATTTTTCCTCATGTAATAAATCATCATCGTTATCATCTCTAACTAAAGCAGGTCCTTGACGTAAATAAACTGTATTTTGAGATATATATCTTTTAACTTTATCCTCAATTTCATTTCGATTGACTGAAAGGTTATGGAGGTCATTTAACAGTTGAATGTTGCTAAGTTCTTTCGTATTGAAAAAATGTATAGTTTCATCTTTTTGAAAAACAATATTAATTTCATCTAATTTGAATATATGTAAAGGGACACATGAAATAAATCTAACGTCCCCATTTGTATTTTTTACAGACACGTTTATAAAAAGTTTATTTGCAAGGCCATGTATAAATTTCATTACAAGCTTATCTCCGAGGATTTCGTTTAGATCACTAAAGTCAAATGAGTCGTCCAGGTATAATACAGACGAGAATTTTGCTATAATGAATTCATTGCAAATACATTTGTACAAGTTTTCATCAATTTCACTTATTAATTCAACGCCACTCCGTGCTTCTGAATGTATTTGAATCCCAACAGATCGTAAATCAGAAAGATATCTGTCAATTGAGGGAATGCTTTTATCACAAATTTCAGCTAAATCATCACGAGTAACCTTGGAGTTAGAAAAAATTATGTGTAAAGTTATTGTTAATAAATCCTTGGCCTTTTCAGGTTTAAACCTGTCTAGCATTATAATATTGTTTAATTCGTAAACTAATATTAAATTTTTTTAATCATAAAAAAAACTACTAAATAACTGTTATAATTAAACCTGATATTTTATAAATTATGCAGCTTACCTTAGACCGTGCTCAGGAAATTGTTGAACATTATAATAATTCCAATAATAAATATACCGGTATTTTTAAAAGTATTAATGTGTTGCCA encodes:
- a CDS encoding trypsin-like peptidase domain-containing protein; amino-acid sequence: MKNLNTNKILIGAFIILTLLISLTGEVFSQLRSDEVHDKISGAIVYITSYDGSGDYNNQGSGVVVDPSGVIWTNFHLFDKDCRMNLEIDGTTYYNPKIIGANPEKDILILKLNEELKYYIKPVSTIDIKKGSEVYAYGNPFSISNTFSDGVLSNIYQFPFKDQIFLQYTASISGGSSGGALVNSNGELIGITCSSYKDVGVQTLNFAVRSDDFLNTKIISPDDPKAVSAMHEYCIAYDLYSRSDYVRCIDLLEGYIACFPDDANVYYLKGICYSNVGNYKKAIDNFTIAVDLNDHDAKFFRERGYSYMKDDKLTDASKDFDRSLNLRNNDPQTYFYLAFMDYEYLGYYDNAIKYCDKALELNYDDPYPYSLKGDIYLKKGDTISAMTNYYNSIYTDSTYVIAYEKLAEIYFTQRKYTESAYNYSYMIKFSQESFLSSKVFYRRAVSYKNSKHINKAIEDLKEALSQDYYDNDNYFTALGYCYIDTKDYESAKKELLKALEKNKKNVETYLALAIVSFMSKDFDEADEYMEKTVRLKPLMKKGKVEIVKLNNKLNIRLDQDQLEIVYELLNRLGYEVSYGSYFKNDKTADPAEK